From the genome of uncultured Pseudodesulfovibrio sp., one region includes:
- a CDS encoding SulP family inorganic anion transporter: protein MAIFKCESCEYERVVPDGLAGKKAKCPGCGRGVTIALEEEADSAVADEPEDMAGVSPLHANLPESSEAEPLPDVSFDEPPMSIDLDDVPTVDLEEPEDIICAACDHVQEPGHGDVCSKCGAPLQAVEEIPEIDESEIDVSDLAESNEPQVWEADFKQDVDATSLEAESDPDRWRLLRGGKTLNLYAGIVSGALSFFFVYSLSLLAASQGGMQQYLPFMLGVALTGVVVGSIFFSFLSRIPFALVGPETVLTAVLFLFVGSMYRYMAETFAPELILPTILAGIAMSAFLTGVSLLLLGRFKLGEYIRYIPLQIIGGVIGGVGVFVLVGAFAWMGGLNPDWSNVYSLGLSLVTNFDLQRDLYTMGPSVVFGLILFFAMFRSKNSLFLLAMILAAVGAGNAAGIWSTAPALQDLAEPVAFPKGSLLVHLVSVLKSPMLFSDIQWAVIKSHGLYIGAMVVLAVLTVMYRITRLELIRGRENDLSREYSALGVTNMLSGLCCGMPVSLSFGRSAGSYAAGGRGPLAGIVAGLICAVGLFYADFVLPVIPRFVPEGLLVYAGLDLIRDWLLRTRSSFTSRSELWLLRLTFAATILLGLLEGIGFGVVLALMVTVSRAGRGGAVRNVLSGSQHTSNVDRASAQQRLLKEYGDHIHIMRVQGFIFLGSMEQLLRSIRTRMEEPHQLSLEYLVLDFRLTRGFASASSLGFAKLYKLAVQNRVQVVITSAPLELESHLVSLGYAGDEDGQFKIFFDLDYALEWCENRVLDAEDMLEIRQKTLPELLMPIFPEPKYIPALMKVLRREVVQAGEAVFRQGDSSDAMYFVESGRLDVELEMPDGRVLRLKKVGPGAVFGEMGIYTLSPRSATIRAAEKCVLYRMTLRKLDAIEARVPRLVTAVNRFLINLLSERLADSNARVRDLML from the coding sequence GTGGCGATTTTCAAGTGTGAATCCTGCGAATATGAACGAGTCGTTCCGGACGGTCTGGCCGGGAAAAAGGCCAAGTGCCCCGGTTGCGGCCGGGGAGTGACCATTGCCCTGGAAGAAGAGGCTGACAGTGCGGTCGCGGACGAGCCTGAGGACATGGCCGGAGTCTCGCCGCTCCATGCGAACCTGCCCGAATCTTCAGAAGCAGAGCCGCTCCCTGACGTGAGCTTCGATGAACCGCCCATGTCCATCGATCTTGACGACGTCCCGACAGTGGACCTGGAAGAGCCCGAGGACATCATTTGCGCTGCCTGCGACCATGTTCAGGAGCCTGGGCATGGCGATGTCTGTTCCAAATGTGGTGCGCCATTGCAGGCCGTTGAGGAAATCCCCGAGATCGACGAGAGCGAGATAGACGTCAGCGACTTGGCAGAGTCCAATGAGCCGCAGGTTTGGGAAGCGGACTTCAAGCAGGATGTTGATGCGACCAGCCTCGAGGCGGAAAGCGATCCGGATCGCTGGCGGCTGCTTCGTGGCGGTAAGACGCTAAACCTTTACGCGGGCATCGTCTCCGGCGCCCTGTCGTTCTTCTTTGTCTATTCCCTGTCCCTGCTGGCCGCGTCGCAAGGGGGAATGCAGCAGTATCTCCCGTTTATGCTCGGTGTCGCCCTGACCGGTGTCGTCGTCGGTTCGATCTTCTTTTCCTTTCTGTCCCGTATCCCCTTCGCCCTGGTCGGCCCGGAGACGGTCCTGACCGCTGTGCTCTTTCTGTTTGTCGGCAGCATGTACCGATATATGGCCGAGACTTTCGCCCCGGAGTTGATCCTGCCGACCATTCTCGCTGGCATCGCCATGTCGGCCTTCCTGACCGGGGTGAGTCTGCTGTTGCTCGGTCGGTTCAAGCTCGGCGAGTATATCCGCTATATCCCGTTGCAGATCATTGGTGGGGTCATCGGTGGCGTGGGCGTTTTCGTGCTTGTCGGGGCCTTCGCCTGGATGGGCGGGTTGAACCCCGATTGGAGCAACGTGTACAGCCTGGGATTGTCCCTGGTGACCAACTTCGATCTTCAGCGCGATCTCTACACAATGGGGCCGAGCGTGGTTTTCGGCCTGATTCTCTTTTTCGCCATGTTTCGCAGCAAGAATTCCCTGTTTCTGCTCGCCATGATTCTGGCGGCAGTGGGGGCCGGCAACGCTGCGGGCATCTGGTCCACAGCCCCGGCTCTCCAGGATTTGGCCGAACCGGTTGCCTTTCCTAAGGGATCGCTGCTGGTCCATTTGGTGTCGGTTCTGAAATCGCCCATGCTTTTCAGCGACATTCAGTGGGCTGTGATCAAGTCCCATGGACTGTACATTGGAGCCATGGTCGTCCTGGCCGTGCTCACGGTCATGTATCGGATCACGAGGCTGGAACTGATAAGGGGGCGCGAGAACGATCTGAGCCGCGAATACAGCGCGCTCGGCGTGACAAACATGCTCTCGGGACTGTGTTGCGGCATGCCCGTCTCCCTGTCCTTCGGCCGCAGCGCAGGGAGCTACGCCGCGGGCGGCAGAGGGCCTCTGGCCGGTATAGTGGCCGGGCTGATCTGCGCGGTCGGGCTGTTCTATGCGGACTTTGTCCTGCCCGTCATTCCCCGGTTCGTACCCGAAGGTTTGCTTGTCTATGCCGGGCTGGATCTTATCCGAGACTGGTTGCTGCGCACCCGGTCATCCTTCACCAGCCGGTCGGAACTCTGGCTGCTCAGGCTGACGTTCGCGGCCACCATCCTGCTCGGTCTGCTTGAAGGCATCGGTTTCGGTGTGGTTCTGGCCCTCATGGTCACTGTCAGCCGTGCGGGCCGTGGCGGAGCGGTGCGCAACGTGCTCTCCGGTTCTCAGCATACCAGCAACGTGGACAGGGCCTCGGCTCAGCAACGTCTGCTCAAGGAATACGGCGACCATATCCACATCATGCGCGTCCAGGGATTCATCTTTCTGGGGTCCATGGAGCAGCTCCTCAGGAGTATTCGTACGCGGATGGAAGAACCTCATCAGCTTTCCCTGGAATACCTGGTCCTCGACTTCAGGCTGACCCGAGGGTTCGCATCCGCTTCGAGTCTTGGATTCGCCAAGCTGTACAAGCTTGCCGTGCAGAACAGGGTGCAGGTGGTCATCACCAGCGCACCACTGGAATTGGAGTCGCATCTTGTCTCGCTGGGGTATGCCGGAGACGAGGATGGTCAATTCAAGATTTTCTTCGATCTGGACTATGCACTCGAGTGGTGCGAGAACCGGGTTCTTGATGCGGAAGACATGTTGGAAATCAGGCAGAAGACCTTGCCCGAGTTGCTCATGCCCATATTCCCGGAACCCAAGTACATCCCGGCGTTGATGAAGGTGCTCAGGCGGGAGGTTGTCCAGGCGGGCGAGGCCGTCTTCCGGCAGGGCGACAGCTCGGACGCAATGTATTTCGTGGAGTCCGGCAGGTTGGACGTGGAGTTGGAAATGCCGGACGGGCGGGTCCTCCGACTCAAGAAAGTCGGCCCCGGGGCGGTCTTCGGCGAGATGGGGATCTACACCTTGTCTCCGCGATCGGCGACTATCCGGGCTGCGGAAAAGTGCGTCCTGTACCGCATGACGCTACGCAAGCTCGACGCCATCGAGGCCCGCGTACCCAGGCTGGTCACGGCCGTCAACCGGTTCCTGATCAATCTGTTGTCCGAGCGGTTGGCGGATTCGAATGCCAGGGTTCGGGATCTGATGCTCTAG
- a CDS encoding glycosyltransferase family 2 protein, with protein sequence MRKHTVSIIVSDLETHPGLPRLLQSISRQSEGLDRTEIVVAGNGGHAPSDEKLWQAITGLDAVRLETFDPDITPSRARNLAAARSMGDCLVFLRPDHRLDPKYLTTADAVFADHPDTDILYADYIRLAPSANRSMGPSMIQLPSYRDGLLQARGFLGPGVLITRDAFSWTEGFRDNTFYRDWDLWVQAAQAGADFYHVGYPLTSCEHRKVSFKERAEDGRCKAVLVINNQHFFHEHTVRWALSYLRGEAWAEAFGFMTIPGPMDVTRMLHDHAMRTMGTDTLAEEAIRQFDQAVINSHLL encoded by the coding sequence ATGCGCAAGCATACCGTTTCCATAATCGTTTCCGACCTGGAAACCCACCCCGGCCTGCCGCGTTTGCTGCAGTCCATCTCCCGACAGTCCGAAGGGCTGGACCGGACCGAGATCGTGGTGGCTGGAAACGGCGGGCACGCCCCTTCCGACGAAAAGCTCTGGCAGGCCATTACCGGTCTGGACGCTGTCCGGCTGGAAACCTTCGATCCCGACATCACCCCTTCAAGGGCACGCAATCTTGCCGCAGCCCGGTCCATGGGTGATTGCCTCGTATTCCTGCGGCCCGACCACAGGCTGGATCCCAAGTATCTGACCACCGCAGACGCGGTCTTTGCCGACCACCCCGACACTGATATTCTGTATGCCGATTATATCCGGCTCGCGCCGAGCGCCAACCGCTCCATGGGGCCGTCGATGATTCAGCTGCCGTCTTACCGCGACGGTCTGCTCCAGGCACGCGGGTTCCTCGGCCCCGGCGTGCTCATCACCCGCGATGCATTCTCCTGGACCGAGGGTTTCCGTGACAACACCTTCTACCGCGACTGGGATCTGTGGGTTCAGGCCGCTCAGGCGGGCGCGGATTTCTACCACGTCGGCTACCCGCTGACCTCCTGCGAACACCGCAAGGTTTCGTTCAAGGAACGGGCAGAAGATGGCCGGTGCAAGGCGGTACTGGTCATCAACAACCAGCACTTTTTCCACGAACACACCGTGCGCTGGGCGCTCTCCTATCTGCGCGGCGAGGCCTGGGCCGAGGCCTTCGGCTTCATGACCATCCCCGGTCCCATGGACGTGACCCGCATGCTCCACGACCACGCCATGCGTACAATGGGCACAGACACCCTGGCCGAAGAAGCCATCCGACAGTTCGACCAAGCGGTTATCAACTCCCATCTCCTCTGA
- a CDS encoding aminotransferase class IV, which yields MAKVADSKTYLEAMLAVERPGAGEIQAFYEHRVGMICTDPKLMVMPWDDHLVHRGDGIFETMKFVDRKLYQLEPHMARMQRSCQAIYMTPPCSWDEIRELIQDVARAGGRDSGLVRVLIGRGPGGFGIYPSECPEASLYVVSYDMHPKPESVYEKGVTAFKTSIPAKQSYLATIKSIDYLPNVLMKHEAEEKGYDFPFCFDRNGFLAEGATENVCIVDDSGKLIIPEFTNALAGTTLMRAVDLIKNEVSIVFRNISEEEILLAREVIIVGTTGDAIPVVRFNGKPIHNVKPGPVAARIRKLLQKDLQETGIPL from the coding sequence GTGGCCAAGGTAGCGGATTCCAAAACATATCTGGAAGCCATGCTGGCCGTTGAGCGGCCCGGCGCAGGCGAAATCCAGGCGTTTTACGAGCACCGTGTGGGTATGATCTGCACGGACCCCAAGCTCATGGTCATGCCCTGGGACGACCATCTGGTTCACCGCGGCGACGGCATCTTCGAGACCATGAAGTTCGTGGACCGGAAGCTCTACCAGCTTGAGCCGCATATGGCCCGCATGCAGCGATCCTGCCAGGCCATCTACATGACCCCGCCGTGCTCCTGGGATGAGATTCGGGAATTGATCCAGGATGTTGCCCGGGCTGGCGGTCGCGACAGTGGCTTGGTCCGCGTGCTCATCGGTCGCGGCCCCGGCGGCTTCGGCATCTATCCGTCCGAGTGCCCCGAGGCGAGCCTCTACGTGGTTTCCTACGACATGCATCCCAAACCGGAATCGGTCTACGAGAAAGGTGTCACCGCCTTCAAGACCTCCATCCCGGCCAAGCAGTCGTATCTGGCGACCATCAAGTCCATCGACTATCTGCCCAACGTACTCATGAAGCACGAGGCCGAGGAGAAGGGCTACGATTTCCCGTTCTGCTTCGACCGTAATGGGTTCCTGGCCGAAGGGGCTACGGAAAACGTCTGCATTGTTGATGACAGCGGCAAGCTGATCATTCCCGAGTTTACCAACGCCCTGGCCGGAACTACTCTGATGCGGGCCGTGGACCTGATCAAGAACGAAGTGTCCATCGTATTCCGCAACATCAGCGAAGAGGAAATTCTTCTGGCCCGGGAGGTCATCATCGTCGGCACCACCGGCGACGCCATCCCCGTGGTTCGCTTCAACGGCAAACCCATCCATAACGTCAAACCCGGCCCCGTGGCCGCCCGTATCCGCAAGCTCCTGCAAAAGGACCTTCAGGAAACCGGCATTCCGCTCTAG
- a CDS encoding aspartate-semialdehyde dehydrogenase has protein sequence MSKNFVVAVCGATGAVGQEMLKVLEQRDFPYSKVIPLASARSVGKKVECKGEELTVQELTEDSFEGVDIALFSAGGSISEKFAPIAAKAGCVVVDNSSAWRMNDECPLVVPEVNPQDLDWHKGIIANPNCSTIQMMVALKPIHDEAKIKRVVVSTYQAVSGTGHKAIEELENQVRRLMSGQPVVADVYPHQIAFNCLPQIDVFMDNGYTKEEMKMVNETVKIMGDPSIKVTATCVRVPVFYGHSESVNIETELKLTADDVRALLAKSPGVTVEDYPEKLVYPMAINASGEDDTYVGRIREDETIENGINMWIVSDNIRKGAALNTVQIAETLIERDLVRVP, from the coding sequence ATGAGCAAGAATTTCGTTGTCGCGGTCTGTGGCGCCACGGGCGCTGTGGGCCAGGAAATGTTGAAGGTCCTGGAGCAGAGGGATTTTCCCTACAGCAAGGTCATTCCCCTGGCCTCGGCCCGCAGCGTGGGCAAGAAGGTCGAGTGCAAGGGTGAGGAACTGACCGTGCAGGAGTTGACCGAGGATTCCTTCGAGGGCGTGGACATCGCCCTGTTCTCCGCCGGTGGTTCCATCAGTGAGAAGTTCGCTCCCATCGCGGCCAAAGCCGGCTGCGTGGTGGTCGACAACTCCTCGGCTTGGCGCATGAACGACGAGTGTCCCCTGGTGGTTCCTGAAGTGAACCCCCAGGACCTGGACTGGCACAAGGGCATCATCGCGAACCCCAACTGTTCCACCATCCAGATGATGGTCGCGCTCAAGCCCATCCACGACGAAGCCAAGATCAAGCGTGTGGTTGTGTCCACCTACCAGGCCGTGTCCGGCACCGGGCACAAGGCAATCGAGGAACTGGAAAACCAGGTGCGCCGCCTCATGTCGGGCCAGCCCGTTGTGGCCGACGTGTACCCGCACCAGATCGCCTTCAACTGCCTGCCGCAAATCGATGTTTTCATGGACAACGGCTACACCAAGGAAGAGATGAAGATGGTCAACGAAACCGTCAAGATCATGGGCGATCCGTCCATCAAGGTCACCGCCACCTGCGTGCGCGTGCCGGTCTTCTACGGCCACTCCGAGTCCGTGAACATCGAGACCGAACTCAAGCTGACCGCCGACGACGTCCGCGCGCTGCTGGCCAAATCTCCGGGCGTTACCGTCGAGGATTACCCGGAAAAGCTCGTCTACCCCATGGCCATCAATGCCTCGGGCGAGGACGACACCTACGTCGGCCGTATCCGTGAGGACGAGACCATTGAGAACGGCATCAACATGTGGATCGTTTCCGACAATATCCGCAAGGGTGCAGCCCTGAACACCGTCCAGATCGCCGAGACCCTGATCGAACGCGACCTGGTGCGCGTACCCTAA